Part of the Vibrio ishigakensis genome, TCTTCAGCTCCAGCTCAGTTGGCTCGTCGCCAGCAAATCCACAAAACTTGGGATAAAGAGACTGAGGTTGCTGATATTGCCTATCGTTCGAACGTGAACCCTAAGCACAGATTCAACAACTTCGTTGAGGGTAAGTCGAATCAGCTTGGCTTAGCGGCTGCGCGTCAGGTATCGGACAACCCAGGTGCGGCATACAACCCACTGTTCCTTTATGGTGGCACTGGCCTAGGTAAGACTCACCTATTGCACGCAGTAGGTAATGCCATTGTGGACAATAAGCCAAATGCCAAGATTGTGTATATGCACTCTGAACGTTTCGTGCAGGATATGGTTAAAGCACTGCAGAACAACGCTATTGAAGAGTTTAAGCGCTATTACCGCAGTGTTGATGCCTTGCTTATCGATGATATTCAATTCTTTGCCCACAAAGAGCGCTCTCAGGAAGAATTCTTTCATACCTTCAATGCGCTGCTAGAGGGCAACCAACAGATTATCCTTACGTCTGACCGATACCCTAAAGAGATCACTGGGGTAGAAGATCGCCTGAAATCGCGATTCGGTTGGGGTCTAACGGTAGCTATCGAGCCACCAGAGCTTGAGACTCGCGTAGCTATCTTGATGAAGAAGGCCGAAGACCATCAGATCCATCTGGCTGATGAAGTGGCGTTCTTTATCGCAAAACGTCTACGTTCGAACGTTCGTGAACTGGAAGGGGCATTGAACCGTGTTATCGCGAATGCCAACTTTACCGGTCGTCCTATTACTATCGATTTCGTGCGCGAGGCATTGCGTGACCTGCTGGCTCTGCAAGAGAAGCTGGTTACCATAGACAATATTCAAAAAACGGTAGCGGAATACTATAAGATCAAGGTAGCCGACCTACTGTCTAAGCGTCGTTCTCGCTCTGTAGCGCGTCCGCGTCAGCTTGCTATGGCATTGGCCAAAGAGTTGACTAACCACAGCTTGCCTGAGATTGGCGATGCTTTTGGTGGTCGTGACCATACTACGGTTCTGCACGCATGTCGTAAGATCGATCAACTGCGCGAAGAGAGTCACGATATTAAAGAAGACTACTCTAACCTTATCCGCACACTGTCATCATAACGGATCTGATTTTCTATGAAATTTACCATCAATCGTCAGTCACTACTGAAACCTCTTCAACAAGTCTCTGGCGCCCTAGGTGGCCGTCCTGCGCTTCCTATTCTAGGCAACGTTCTACTTAAGGTTGAAGACGGTATGCTTTCAATGACAGCTACCGACCTTGAGGTTGAGTTGATCAGCAAGGTAGAACTAGAAAATGAGTTTGAGCCGGGTAGTATCACAGTACCTTCGCGTAAGTTCCTAGATATCTGTCGTGGTCTTCCAGATACTTCTGATATCACAGTTGCACTAGACGCTGAGCGTGTTGTGGTTCGCTCTGGTCGCAGTCGCTTCTCACTAGCAACCTTGCCGGCTATCGACTTTCCAAATATCGAAGATTGGCAGTCAGAGACTGAGATTACCCTTTCTCAAGCAGCACTTAAGGGCCTTATCGAGAAGACGCAATTCTCTATGGCTAACCAAGACGTGCGTTATTACCTAAACGGTATGCTATTTGAAATCGATGGCAATCAACTGCGTTCGGTTGCGACCGATGGTCACCGTATGGCAGTAGCTGAGGCTGGTATCGAGCAATCATTGCCACAAAGCCAGGTGATCGTACCGCGTAAGGGTGTACTTGAGCTGACTAAGATCCTTGAGATGCCTGAAGAAATGGTAACCCTGCAGGTAGGTAGCTCGAACATCCGCGCTAGCGTAAACAACTTTGTGTTCACCTCTAAGCTGGTGGATGGTCGCTTCCCGGATTATCGCCGTGTAATGCCAAAAGACCCAACCAAAACGGTTGTGGCTGAGTGTGATGAGCTGCGTCAGGCATTCTCTCGTGCAGCTATCCTGTCGAATGAGAAGTTCCGTGGCGTTCGTGTAAACCTGTCTAATGGCACTATGCAGATCACCGCAAACAACCCAGAGCAAGAAGAGGCTCAAGAGGTGGTTGACGTGGAATATGAAGGCGAAGAGCTAGAGATCGGTTTCAACGTTAGCTATGTTCTGGATGTGCTGAACACCTTGCGTTGTGAGAAGGTTACCTTCGGTATGTCTGATGCCAACGCCAGTGCCTTGGTTGAGAATACAGAAGATAGCAGCGCTCAGTACGTTGTTATGCCTATTCGACTCTAATGCCACTCAGTCGTTTAATCGTAAAACAATTTCGAAACATTGAAGCCTGCGATATTAGCCTATCGTCAGGCTTCAATTTTCTTGTGGGTGCCAATGGCAGCGGAAAGACCTCTCTTTTGGAGGCTGTCTATCTGCTTGGTCATGGACGCTCATTTAAAAGCTCTATTACAGGGCGCATCATTCAGCATGAACACCCAGAGCTGTTTGTACATGGTCGCCTAGACACCCTCAGCGGTATGCCACTGCCTATCGGTATCAATAAGCGCAGAGATGGCACTACCGAGGTGAAAATAGCAGGGCAGTCAGGCCAGAAACTGGCTGAACTTGCTCAGGTGCTTCCGCTTCAGCTAATTCATCCTGAAGGCTTTGATCTTCTTACCGATGGCCCTAAGCATAGACGTGCCTTTATTGATTGGGGCGTGTTCCATTGTGAACCGCGATTCTATGAGGTGTGGGGGCGTATCAAGCGTCTTAACAAGCAACGCAATGCGCTTCTTAAAACGGCCACAGGCTATCATGAGCTGAAATTCTGGGATCAAGAGCTGGCTAAACTGGCTGCTCAGATCTCAGAGTGGCGTGCGACCTACGTGGAGCAGCTCATCGAGGTGGCTCAGCCTCTGTGTCAAGAATTCTTACCTGAATTCGAAGCCAAGATGGCTTTCTATCAAGGCTGGGAGAAAGGTGCTGACTATGCCGAAGTTTTGCAAAACAATTTCGAGCGAGATCAGCAACTTGGCTATACTTTCAGTGGGCCGAATAAAGCGGACCTAAAAATTCGAATCAAGGGCACCCCAGTTGAGGATATTCTCTCGCGTGGGCAACTTAAGCTCTTGGTGTGTGCTCTGCGTGTAGCGCAGGGACAACACCTAACCAAACTGACTCAAAAGCAGTGCATTTATCTTATCGACGACTTCGCTTCCGAGCTTGATAGTCAACGACGTGCACGCCTTGCTACTTGTCTGAAAGAGACTGGCGCACAAGTATTTGTAAGTTCTATAACTGAAAGCCAAATTTCTGACATGATGAGTGAAAATAGCAAGATGTTTCATGTGGAACGTGGCAAAATAGAGGCAGTAAATATTGAACCTGAATAGCGGTTCCGGCTCGACTGACAGTGGCTCGACCACTCAATTTTGAGTTTATCGCCAAAATACGCTTTCATAGGATTGAACCCTAATAAAAGTCGACTTTTACTTTGGCACAAGGACAGGCTCCGGCGGGATAACGTCGCAGTCCACAACGTATTCAAAATAGATGGCTGAAGCCAAGCTTCAGTCCCTAATAGAGAGTAACTCATGGCAGAAAATTACGATTCTTCGAGTATTAAAGTACTTAAAGGTCTGGATGCAGTACGTAAGCGTCCGGGTATGTATATCGGTGATACCGACGACGGTACCGGTCTACACCATATGGTATTCGAGGTAGTGGATAACTCTATCGATGAAGCGTTGGCGGGTCACTGTAACGACATTATCGTGACTATTCATGAAGATAACTCTGTATCGGTTAAAGATGACGGTCGTGGTA contains:
- the dnaA gene encoding chromosomal replication initiator protein DnaA encodes the protein MSSSLWTQCLQQLQEELPATEFSMWVRPLQAELSDNTLTLFAPNRFVLDWVRDKYINSINRHLQQFCGNDIPSLRFEVGSKPVSAPPAPKKSAADVAAESSAPAQLARRQQIHKTWDKETEVADIAYRSNVNPKHRFNNFVEGKSNQLGLAAARQVSDNPGAAYNPLFLYGGTGLGKTHLLHAVGNAIVDNKPNAKIVYMHSERFVQDMVKALQNNAIEEFKRYYRSVDALLIDDIQFFAHKERSQEEFFHTFNALLEGNQQIILTSDRYPKEITGVEDRLKSRFGWGLTVAIEPPELETRVAILMKKAEDHQIHLADEVAFFIAKRLRSNVRELEGALNRVIANANFTGRPITIDFVREALRDLLALQEKLVTIDNIQKTVAEYYKIKVADLLSKRRSRSVARPRQLAMALAKELTNHSLPEIGDAFGGRDHTTVLHACRKIDQLREESHDIKEDYSNLIRTLSS
- the dnaN gene encoding DNA polymerase III subunit beta — encoded protein: MKFTINRQSLLKPLQQVSGALGGRPALPILGNVLLKVEDGMLSMTATDLEVELISKVELENEFEPGSITVPSRKFLDICRGLPDTSDITVALDAERVVVRSGRSRFSLATLPAIDFPNIEDWQSETEITLSQAALKGLIEKTQFSMANQDVRYYLNGMLFEIDGNQLRSVATDGHRMAVAEAGIEQSLPQSQVIVPRKGVLELTKILEMPEEMVTLQVGSSNIRASVNNFVFTSKLVDGRFPDYRRVMPKDPTKTVVAECDELRQAFSRAAILSNEKFRGVRVNLSNGTMQITANNPEQEEAQEVVDVEYEGEELEIGFNVSYVLDVLNTLRCEKVTFGMSDANASALVENTEDSSAQYVVMPIRL
- the recF gene encoding DNA replication/repair protein RecF (All proteins in this family for which functions are known are DNA-binding proteins that assist the filamentation of RecA onto DNA for the initiation of recombination or recombinational repair.) translates to MPLSRLIVKQFRNIEACDISLSSGFNFLVGANGSGKTSLLEAVYLLGHGRSFKSSITGRIIQHEHPELFVHGRLDTLSGMPLPIGINKRRDGTTEVKIAGQSGQKLAELAQVLPLQLIHPEGFDLLTDGPKHRRAFIDWGVFHCEPRFYEVWGRIKRLNKQRNALLKTATGYHELKFWDQELAKLAAQISEWRATYVEQLIEVAQPLCQEFLPEFEAKMAFYQGWEKGADYAEVLQNNFERDQQLGYTFSGPNKADLKIRIKGTPVEDILSRGQLKLLVCALRVAQGQHLTKLTQKQCIYLIDDFASELDSQRRARLATCLKETGAQVFVSSITESQISDMMSENSKMFHVERGKIEAVNIEPE